A genomic stretch from Setaria viridis chromosome 1, Setaria_viridis_v4.0, whole genome shotgun sequence includes:
- the LOC140220024 gene encoding 3',5'-bisphosphate nucleotidase AHL: protein MGSLRLTGWAAAASAQRGFPAAAAPEWGARRRHRCHGAPMARLRCAPSPAPAVASSLGVGAAGQLQVGAEREWLWDCRGDVGGGARDYAREMEVAVRVVQVACTLCQRVQDSLLRPGADAGGRVHSKLDRSPVTVADWGVQAIVSWLLSNSFQDENVSIVAEEDDETLSSCDGAALLESVVEAVNGCLIEAPKYGLRPPEKELRAHDVIQAIRKCSSTGGPKGRFWVLDPVDGTLGFVRGDQYAIALALIEDGEVILGVLGCPNYPMKKEWLNYHQKYYRLISKVAPPPLGSWHKGCVMYAQKGCGQAWMQPLVHDFGKLDWRHPREIQVSSISDPVSATFCEPVEKANSSHSFTAGLAQSVGLRNQPLRVYSMVKYAAIARGDAEIFMKFARAGYKEKIWDHAAGVVIIQEAGGVVTDAGGCQLDFSKGVYLEGLDRGIIACSGELLHQTILDAVDASWNSSTL, encoded by the exons ATGGGCAGCCTCCGCCTCACCGGCTgggcggccgccgcgtccgcgcAGCGGGGCttcccggcggccgccgcgccggagtggggcgcgcgccgccgccaccgctgccacgGGGCGCCGATGGCCCGCCTCCGATGcgccccgtcgccggctccCGCGGTGGCGTCCTCtctcggcgtcggcgccgcgggGCAGCTCCAGGTCGGGGCGGAGCGCGAGTGGCTGTGGGACTGCCGCGGCGACGTCGGGGGCGGGGCGAGGGATTACGCCAGGGAGAtggaggtggcggtgcgggTCGTGCAGGTGGCCTGCACCCTGTGCCAGCGGGTCCAGGACTCGCTCCTCCgccccggcgccgacgccggcggccgcgtccATTCCAAGCTCGACCGCTCCCCCGTCACCGTCGCAG attggggcgttcaagcgATAGTAAGCTGGTTGCTTTCCAATTCCTTTCAAGATGAGAACGTATCGATTGTCGCCGAAGAAGATGATGAGACACTATCTAGTTGCGATGGTGCGGCTTTGCTTGAATCCGTTGTTGAGGCTGTCAACGGTTGCCTGATTGAAGCTCCAAAGTACGGACTGAGACCCCCAGAGAAAGAGCTCAGAGCTCATGATGTTATTCAAGCCATACGGAAATGCAGCTCTACTGGAGGTCCGAAAGGAAGATTTTGGGTGCTTGATCCTGTCGATGGCACCCTTGGTTTTGTTCGAGGGGATCAATATGCTATTGCTCTAGCTTTGATTGAAGATGGAGAAGTTATACTTGGTGTCCTTGGGTGCCCGAATTATCCAATGAAAAAGGAGTGGCTCAATTATCACCAAAAGTACTACAGATTGATTTCTAAGGTTGCGCCTCCTCCATTGGGATCTTGGCATAAGGGTTGTGTGATGTATGCTCAGAAAGGATGTGGCCAAGCTTGGATGCAGCCACTGGTTCATGACTTTGGTAAGCTTGACTGGCGTCACCCAAGGGAGATTCAAGTATCATCCATCAGTGATCCAGTTTCAGCAACATTCTGTGAACCTGTTGAGAAAGCCAACTCAAGCCATTCCTTTACAGCAGGACTTGCTCAAAGTGTAGGATTAAG GAATCAACCTCTACGCGTGTACAGCATGGTGAAATATGCTGCAATAGCACGAGGTGATGCAGAGATATTCATGAAATTTGCAAGAGCTGGATATAAGGAGAAGATATGGGATCATGCTGCAGGGGTGGTTATCATTCAAGAGGCTGGTGGAGTGGTCACAGATGCTGGAGGCTGCCAGTTGGACTTCTCAAAGGGCGTTTACttagaaggtttggatagagGCATAATAGCTTGTTCCGGGGAATTGCTTCACCAGACAATTTTAGATGCTGTTGATGCAAGCTGGAACTCATCAACACTATGA